The Streptomyces sp. HSG2 genome has a segment encoding these proteins:
- the ligD gene encoding non-homologous end-joining DNA ligase produces MGESVELEVGGRTVRLSSPGKVFFPERGYTKLDVARYYQAVAPGVLRALRERPTTLERHPDGVTGEWFYQKRAPKGMPDWIPTAHIAFPSGRGADEMCPTEPAAVLWAVQYGTLTFHPWPVRRGDVDRPDQLRLDLDPQPGTDYRDAVRAAVELRALLEEFGGLRGWPKTSGGRGLHVFVPIEPRWTFTQVRRAAIAVGRELERRMPTRVTTRWWKEERGRRVFLDYNQTARDRTIASAYSVRPRPHAPVSAPLRWEEIEAAAPEDFDLTTMAARFAALGDVHADIDDHAYSLDALLESARRDEHDHGLGDLPYPPEHPKMPGEPRRVRPSKARDREGGRGRAADTRSAGRDRPS; encoded by the coding sequence ATGGGCGAGTCGGTGGAACTGGAGGTCGGCGGCCGGACCGTACGCCTGTCCAGTCCCGGGAAGGTCTTCTTCCCCGAGCGCGGGTACACCAAGCTCGACGTTGCCCGCTACTACCAGGCGGTCGCCCCGGGCGTGCTCCGTGCCCTGCGGGAGCGCCCCACCACCCTGGAGCGTCACCCCGACGGCGTCACGGGGGAGTGGTTCTACCAGAAGAGGGCACCCAAGGGGATGCCCGACTGGATTCCGACCGCGCACATCGCCTTCCCCAGCGGTCGCGGCGCCGACGAGATGTGCCCCACCGAACCGGCGGCCGTCTTGTGGGCCGTCCAGTACGGGACGCTGACCTTCCACCCGTGGCCGGTGCGTCGCGGCGATGTCGACCGTCCGGACCAACTCCGGCTCGACCTCGACCCACAACCCGGGACGGACTATCGGGACGCCGTCCGCGCCGCGGTGGAACTGCGCGCGTTGCTGGAGGAGTTCGGCGGGTTGCGGGGTTGGCCCAAGACCTCCGGCGGCAGGGGTCTGCACGTCTTCGTTCCCATCGAGCCGCGCTGGACGTTCACCCAGGTCAGACGGGCGGCCATCGCCGTGGGGCGGGAGTTGGAGCGGCGGATGCCGACGCGGGTCACCACACGGTGGTGGAAGGAGGAGCGGGGACGTCGGGTCTTCCTGGACTACAACCAGACCGCCCGGGACCGGACCATCGCCTCCGCCTACTCGGTGCGTCCCCGACCTCACGCACCGGTCTCCGCGCCCCTGCGATGGGAGGAGATCGAGGCCGCCGCTCCCGAGGACTTCGACCTCACGACGATGGCCGCGCGCTTCGCGGCGCTGGGGGACGTGCACGCGGACATCGACGACCACGCCTACTCCCTCGACGCGCTGCTGGAGTCGGCTCGCCGTGACGAACACGACCACGGGCTCGGCGACCTCCCCTACCCTCCCGAGCATCCCAAGATGCCGGGCGAGCCCCGGCGGGTTCGCCCCAGCAAGGCGCGGGATCGCGAGGGTGGGAGGGGCCGCGCGGCCGACACTCGTTCCGCCGGGCGAGACCGTCCCTCGTGA
- a CDS encoding ATP-dependent DNA ligase has protein sequence MDLPVMPPVKPMLARAVSEIPPGMQYEAKWDGFRVIVFRDGTEVELASRTGKSLTRYFPEVVTAVRERLPRRAVVDGEIVIAREGGLDFDALTERIHPADSRVRALAERDPASLVVFDILALADDALGGLPLSERRASLARVLRGVAPPVHLAPATTDVEVARRWFERYEGAGLDGVVAKPRDLRYRQGVRAMFKVKHERTADVVVAGYRFHKSGPVVGSLLLGLYDERGDLWHVGVSAAFPMRRRAELVAELEPWRMRDAAGHPWTEGATSGVTRLPGTPSRWSGKKDLSWVPLRPERVCEVAYDHLEKGARFRHTTRFRRWRPDREASGCTYSQLEEPARYDLSEILGGG, from the coding sequence ATGGACCTTCCCGTGATGCCCCCGGTCAAGCCGATGCTCGCCAGAGCGGTGTCCGAGATCCCGCCCGGCATGCAGTACGAGGCGAAGTGGGACGGGTTTCGCGTGATCGTCTTCCGCGACGGCACCGAGGTCGAACTGGCCAGCCGCACCGGCAAGTCGTTGACCCGGTATTTCCCGGAAGTGGTGACCGCGGTGCGCGAGAGGTTGCCCCGGCGCGCGGTGGTGGACGGTGAGATCGTGATCGCCCGGGAGGGCGGGCTCGACTTCGACGCGCTGACGGAGCGGATCCACCCCGCGGACTCACGAGTGCGCGCGCTGGCGGAGCGCGATCCGGCCTCGCTGGTGGTGTTCGACATCCTGGCCCTGGCCGACGACGCTCTGGGGGGCCTCCCGTTGTCCGAGCGACGGGCGTCGCTCGCCCGGGTTCTGCGGGGGGTGGCACCACCCGTGCACCTGGCGCCCGCCACGACGGACGTCGAGGTGGCCCGGCGCTGGTTCGAGCGGTACGAGGGGGCGGGTCTGGACGGTGTCGTGGCCAAACCCCGGGACCTTCGCTACCGCCAGGGCGTGCGGGCGATGTTCAAGGTGAAGCACGAGCGCACGGCGGACGTGGTCGTGGCGGGCTACCGCTTCCACAAGAGCGGACCCGTGGTCGGCTCGCTCCTGCTCGGCCTGTACGACGAGCGCGGCGACCTGTGGCACGTCGGGGTCAGCGCGGCCTTCCCGATGCGCCGACGCGCCGAACTCGTGGCGGAGCTGGAACCATGGCGCATGCGGGACGCGGCCGGTCACCCATGGACCGAGGGGGCGACGTCGGGCGTCACGCGACTGCCCGGGACGCCGAGCCGCTGGTCGGGCAAGAAGGACCTGTCCTGGGTGCCGCTGCGCCCCGAACGGGTGTGCGAGGTGGCGTACGACCATCTGGAGAAGGGAGCGCGCTTCCGCCACACGACCCGGTTCCGCCGCTGGCGCCCGGACCGGGAGGCGAGCGGCTGCACCTACTCCCAACTGGAGGAACCGGCGCGATACGACCTGTCGGAGATCCTCGGCGGCGGGTGA
- a CDS encoding AAA family ATPase, with translation MTEVRPPADATASLWEREAEVGVVTRAVDALRADRGSSGGLLVFSGEAGLGKTALLAETRRTAEARGCTVWSARGGETLASVPYNVVRQLLQPALVPMLPEEAREYLGDWYDIAGPALGIAAPGVRHADPQGVCDGLVAVVRRLARREWPLVLLLDDVHWADPETLRWLAAFVELLDELPVLVVIAGRPSGAAGDRARFLDAVAAAAHHRAAALSALTEEAAAGLTRATLGPDADTAFCREVWRVTGGNPYETVELLAKVRDSALEPVEARAGRLRELNDAARGGGLVARLERLGPDATRFAWAASVLGTGITVGMAGRLATLDPLDARRCAESLCADRILTRPDPADSLLSPDGELEFVHPLIANGVYHSAPDALRRAMHGIAAQVVADSGFGAAAASRHLLLVHPDDDQEVVARLREAAREHLGVGAPEAARRCLERALEEPPRPEDHARVLYELGRASLLTAPARTIDHLRAALGMPGLDGELRADAVFRLSQALLHNDQLEEAVRTVETEASRTPEGPARLRLQAVRYMWEGVHAGETATPGRSERLKELAVRRAGRDNAERALLILRAFDAMTHGENAEEVVETCDRALVDGRLAPGLGWTDPDWGLELLMMLASAYLYSDRLDRAEELFTDALRSYEAAGWSGGHLALAHAYVGLAHRRRGRLREAESALRESLRLAERVGRGLPLYWSATCNLIDTLMARGRVEEARTTAEQYGFAPPYPSTIVLPDPRTVRGALLLAVGRSDDGLNELEAASKAAAARGHHNPVMAPWAVELARALAGADPDRAARLAAEARRRAERFGTDTAIGEALRCAAALETGRRAVRLAAQALSYLETSPCRYECAAARVEYGIIARSADALERGLELATWCGAEGLAARAREALASGGLPVRGVGDGN, from the coding sequence ATGACGGAGGTACGGCCCCCGGCCGACGCCACGGCTTCCCTGTGGGAGCGGGAGGCCGAGGTCGGTGTGGTGACCCGTGCCGTGGACGCCCTGCGCGCCGACCGCGGTTCGTCCGGCGGCCTGCTGGTGTTCAGTGGCGAGGCCGGGCTGGGCAAGACCGCGCTGCTCGCCGAGACCCGCCGGACAGCCGAGGCACGCGGCTGCACCGTCTGGTCGGCCCGGGGCGGCGAGACCCTGGCGTCGGTCCCGTACAACGTGGTGCGGCAGTTGCTCCAGCCGGCGCTCGTACCCATGCTTCCCGAGGAGGCCCGGGAGTATCTGGGCGACTGGTACGACATCGCCGGACCGGCGCTCGGCATCGCGGCGCCCGGCGTCCGACACGCGGACCCGCAGGGTGTGTGCGACGGACTGGTCGCCGTGGTGCGCAGACTCGCCCGCCGGGAGTGGCCCCTGGTGCTGCTCCTCGACGACGTGCACTGGGCGGACCCGGAGACGTTGCGCTGGCTGGCGGCGTTCGTCGAACTCTTGGACGAGCTGCCCGTACTGGTGGTCATTGCCGGCAGGCCGTCCGGGGCCGCCGGCGACCGGGCCCGGTTCCTGGACGCGGTCGCCGCGGCGGCCCACCACCGTGCGGCGGCCCTCAGCGCGCTGACCGAGGAGGCGGCGGCCGGCCTCACCCGTGCCACGCTCGGCCCCGACGCCGACACGGCCTTCTGTCGCGAGGTGTGGCGGGTCACCGGTGGGAACCCGTACGAGACCGTCGAACTGCTCGCCAAGGTCCGGGACAGCGCCCTGGAGCCTGTCGAGGCCCGCGCCGGTCGGTTGCGCGAGCTGAACGACGCGGCACGCGGCGGTGGGCTCGTGGCTCGGCTGGAGCGGCTCGGCCCCGACGCCACGAGGTTCGCCTGGGCCGCCTCCGTTCTGGGCACCGGGATCACCGTCGGCATGGCGGGTCGGCTGGCCACCCTCGACCCGCTCGACGCACGGCGGTGCGCCGAGTCCCTGTGCGCCGACCGCATCCTCACCCGTCCCGACCCCGCCGACTCGCTCCTGTCCCCGGACGGCGAGCTGGAGTTCGTGCACCCGTTGATCGCCAACGGCGTCTACCACTCGGCTCCGGACGCCCTGCGCCGGGCCATGCACGGCATCGCCGCGCAGGTCGTCGCGGACTCCGGGTTCGGCGCCGCCGCGGCCTCCCGCCACCTCCTCCTGGTCCACCCGGACGACGACCAGGAAGTCGTCGCACGCCTGCGCGAGGCCGCCCGGGAACACCTGGGGGTCGGCGCACCCGAAGCCGCCCGCCGCTGCCTGGAACGCGCGCTGGAGGAGCCGCCTCGGCCCGAGGACCACGCCAGGGTCCTGTACGAGCTGGGCCGCGCGAGCCTGCTCACCGCCCCGGCCCGGACCATCGACCATCTGCGAGCCGCGCTCGGCATGCCGGGACTGGACGGCGAACTGCGGGCCGACGCCGTCTTCCGGCTGTCCCAGGCCCTCCTCCACAACGACCAGTTGGAGGAGGCGGTGCGCACCGTCGAGACCGAGGCCTCCCGCACCCCCGAGGGACCGGCCAGGCTGCGCCTCCAGGCCGTCCGATACATGTGGGAGGGCGTCCACGCCGGGGAGACGGCCACCCCCGGCCGCTCCGAGCGACTCAAGGAGCTGGCCGTCCGACGCGCCGGCCGGGACAACGCCGAACGCGCGCTGCTCATTCTTCGCGCCTTCGACGCCATGACCCACGGGGAGAACGCCGAGGAGGTCGTCGAGACCTGCGATCGGGCCCTCGTCGACGGGCGGCTCGCGCCCGGCCTCGGCTGGACCGATCCCGACTGGGGTCTGGAACTGCTGATGATGTTGGCGAGCGCCTACCTCTACAGCGACCGGTTGGATCGGGCCGAGGAACTCTTCACCGACGCCCTGCGCTCGTACGAGGCGGCAGGCTGGAGCGGAGGCCACCTCGCTCTCGCCCACGCCTACGTGGGCCTCGCCCACCGCAGAAGAGGGCGGTTGCGGGAGGCGGAGTCGGCGCTCCGCGAGTCGCTGCGCCTGGCCGAACGCGTCGGCCGCGGCCTGCCCCTGTACTGGTCGGCGACCTGCAACCTGATCGACACCCTGATGGCCCGAGGGCGGGTCGAGGAGGCCCGCACCACCGCCGAGCAGTACGGCTTCGCTCCGCCCTACCCGTCCACCATCGTCCTCCCCGATCCCCGCACGGTCCGGGGCGCGCTGCTGCTCGCGGTGGGACGCTCCGACGACGGGCTCAACGAGCTGGAGGCCGCCTCCAAGGCCGCCGCGGCCCGAGGGCACCACAATCCGGTCATGGCCCCCTGGGCGGTGGAACTGGCCCGCGCCCTGGCCGGTGCCGACCCCGACCGGGCGGCCCGACTCGCCGCGGAGGCGCGCCGACGCGCCGAGCGGTTCGGGACGGACACCGCGATCGGGGAGGCCCTGCGCTGCGCCGCGGCTCTGGAGACCGGTCGGCGGGCGGTCCGTCTGGCAGCCCAGGCGCTCTCCTACTTGGAGACCTCGCCGTGCCGGTACGAGTGCGCCGCCGCCCGCGTGGAGTACGGGATCATCGCCCGTTCCGCGGACGCGCTGGAGCGGGGTCTGGAGCTGGCCACCTGGTGCGGGGCGGAGGGACTGGCGGCCCGGGCGCGGGAGGCGCTCGCGTCGGGGGGCCTGCCGGTCCGGGGCGTCGGCGACGGGAACTGA
- a CDS encoding beta-ketoacyl-ACP synthase III — protein sequence MLGSRVTAVGHYQPARVLTNEDLAGMVDTSDEWIRTRVGIRTRRIAGPDEPVDELAAQAAAKALAGAGLAPADIDYVLVATSTAVDRSPNTAARVAARLGIPQPAALDLNVVCAGFTHALATADQAVRAGAARRALVVGADKMSEVTDWTDRTTCVLVGDGAGAVVVEPSDASAEGPGIGPVLWGSVPEMGHAVRIEGTPPRFAQEGQSVYRWATTRLPAIARRACEQAGLHPRDLAAVVLHQANLRIVEPLAEKIGAVDALVARDVMESGNTSAASIPLAFAKMVERGEISTGDPVLLFGFGGNLSYAGQVVRCP from the coding sequence ATGCTCGGTTCACGCGTCACGGCCGTCGGCCACTACCAGCCCGCCCGTGTCCTCACCAACGAGGATCTGGCCGGGATGGTCGACACGAGTGACGAATGGATCAGAACCCGTGTGGGCATCCGCACCCGCCGGATCGCCGGTCCGGACGAGCCCGTGGACGAGCTGGCCGCGCAGGCGGCGGCGAAGGCCCTCGCCGGTGCGGGGCTGGCCCCGGCGGACATCGACTACGTGCTGGTAGCCACCTCCACGGCGGTGGACCGCTCGCCGAACACCGCCGCGCGCGTCGCCGCCCGGCTGGGCATCCCACAGCCGGCCGCGCTCGATCTGAACGTCGTGTGCGCGGGCTTCACCCACGCGCTCGCCACCGCCGACCAGGCCGTCCGAGCCGGCGCGGCCCGCCGGGCACTGGTCGTCGGAGCGGACAAGATGTCGGAGGTGACGGACTGGACCGACCGCACCACGTGCGTGCTCGTCGGCGACGGGGCGGGAGCCGTGGTGGTGGAACCCTCCGACGCGTCCGCCGAGGGCCCCGGCATCGGACCGGTTCTGTGGGGCTCGGTTCCCGAGATGGGCCACGCCGTGCGCATCGAGGGCACGCCGCCGCGCTTCGCGCAGGAAGGCCAGAGCGTCTACCGGTGGGCGACGACCCGACTGCCCGCCATCGCGCGGCGCGCCTGCGAACAGGCCGGTCTCCACCCCCGGGACCTCGCCGCCGTGGTCCTGCACCAGGCGAACCTGCGCATCGTGGAGCCTCTGGCGGAGAAGATCGGCGCCGTCGACGCCCTGGTGGCCCGGGACGTCATGGAGTCCGGCAACACCTCCGCGGCCAGCATCCCGCTCGCCTTCGCCAAGATGGTGGAGCGGGGCGAGATCTCCACCGGGGACCCCGTCCTGCTCTTCGGATTCGGCGGGAACCTCTCCTACGCCGGTCAGGTCGTCCGCTGCCCCTGA
- a CDS encoding cytochrome P450: protein MTETTYDDLPPQGHEGADPLDLPALLDQWREEQPIRRISVVGGGSAWLVTRYQDIRDGLGDQRLSADRNRPGFPHLRIDEPPMPNGTFNHYDEPDHNRVRRMLAKAFTPRSVEALEPAIGRIVDELLDSLAELPRPVGFHEHFALALPSLVMCEVLGVPYADREVFQKNTQDILDIGRSGADVTRAFEEMLSWLEEFLEAKGRDPQDDLMSEIAVRRVATGEIAKDEAVGAISMLLLAGHETTANMLSLGVLSLLRAPDQLRRLRTDPGVVPGAVEEILRHVPFLQTGLRRIATEDVEIGGVTIRRGEGVVLAIHAGNRDPRVFDDPDRLDLGREIRNHLAFSHGIHQCIGATLARAELRIALPAVFARFPGLRIAVPDAEIPYRPNTLFLTLDDLPVTW from the coding sequence TTGACCGAGACCACGTACGACGACCTTCCACCGCAGGGCCACGAGGGCGCGGACCCGCTCGACCTCCCCGCGCTCCTCGACCAGTGGCGCGAGGAGCAGCCGATCCGCCGCATCTCCGTGGTGGGGGGCGGCAGCGCCTGGCTTGTCACCCGCTATCAGGACATCCGGGACGGCCTCGGCGACCAGCGGTTGAGCGCCGACCGCAACAGACCGGGCTTTCCTCATCTGCGGATCGACGAACCACCCATGCCGAACGGGACCTTCAACCACTACGACGAGCCGGACCACAACCGGGTCCGCAGGATGCTGGCGAAGGCGTTCACTCCCAGGAGCGTCGAGGCGCTGGAGCCGGCCATCGGGAGGATCGTCGACGAATTGCTGGACTCCCTCGCCGAGCTGCCCCGTCCGGTGGGATTCCACGAGCACTTCGCGCTCGCCCTGCCGAGCCTGGTGATGTGCGAGGTCCTCGGTGTCCCGTACGCGGACCGGGAGGTGTTCCAGAAGAACACCCAGGACATCCTGGACATCGGCCGTTCGGGCGCCGACGTCACCCGGGCCTTCGAGGAGATGCTGTCCTGGCTGGAGGAGTTCCTGGAGGCCAAGGGGCGAGACCCTCAGGACGACCTCATGAGCGAGATCGCGGTGCGGCGGGTCGCCACGGGCGAGATCGCCAAGGACGAGGCGGTCGGCGCCATCTCGATGCTGCTCCTGGCCGGGCACGAGACCACGGCCAACATGCTCAGCCTGGGGGTACTGAGCCTGTTGCGCGCTCCCGACCAGCTGCGGCGCCTGCGTACCGACCCCGGCGTCGTGCCCGGCGCCGTCGAGGAGATCCTGCGCCACGTTCCTTTCCTTCAGACCGGTCTGCGCCGCATCGCCACGGAGGACGTGGAGATCGGAGGGGTGACCATACGACGTGGGGAGGGGGTCGTCCTGGCCATCCACGCCGGGAACAGGGACCCTCGGGTCTTCGACGACCCCGACCGGCTCGACCTGGGCCGTGAGATCCGCAACCACCTCGCCTTCTCTCACGGCATCCACCAGTGCATCGGCGCCACGCTCGCCCGCGCCGAGTTGCGGATAGCGCTGCCGGCCGTGTTCGCCCGCTTCCCCGGGCTGCGGATCGCCGTGCCGGACGCGGAGATTCCCTACCGCCCGAACACGCTGTTCCTCACGCTCGACGACCTCCCGGTCACCTGGTGA
- a CDS encoding ferredoxin, protein MRIRIHEDRCMGVGRCVETAPEVFDQDAEDSLVVLVDPTPPARLRGAVLDAAQACPVAVITVRED, encoded by the coding sequence ATGCGGATCCGGATCCACGAGGACAGGTGTATGGGGGTGGGCCGGTGCGTGGAGACGGCCCCGGAGGTCTTCGACCAGGACGCCGAGGATTCCCTGGTCGTGCTGGTGGATCCGACCCCGCCCGCGAGGCTGCGGGGGGCGGTGCTCGACGCCGCCCAGGCCTGCCCGGTCGCCGTGATCACGGTGCGCGAGGACTGA
- a CDS encoding very short patch repair endonuclease, with product MDDTRRLETSPATRARMSRQKSRDTRTEIALRHLLHAAGLRYRVHRRPVREVRREADIVFGPAKVAVFVDGCFWHGCPDHATWPKNNAAFWKEKIQKNRARDLDTDARLEAAGWLPLRVWEHERAEAAADRVIEVVRRRREAPCRGTGSSGLGGRDPGSPTSRGDHPATAHVSSERS from the coding sequence ATGGACGACACGAGGCGGTTGGAGACCTCCCCGGCCACGCGGGCGCGCATGAGTCGCCAGAAGAGTCGCGACACGCGGACGGAGATCGCCTTGCGGCACCTGCTGCACGCCGCCGGGCTCCGGTACCGGGTGCACCGACGGCCGGTACGCGAGGTCCGACGGGAGGCCGACATCGTCTTCGGGCCCGCCAAGGTGGCCGTCTTCGTCGACGGTTGCTTCTGGCACGGGTGCCCCGATCACGCGACCTGGCCGAAGAACAACGCCGCGTTCTGGAAGGAGAAGATCCAGAAGAATCGGGCCCGAGACCTCGACACCGACGCCCGATTGGAGGCGGCGGGCTGGCTGCCTCTGCGGGTGTGGGAACACGAGCGCGCCGAGGCGGCGGCGGACCGCGTGATCGAGGTCGTCCGACGACGCCGCGAGGCGCCATGCCGCGGCACCGGATCGTCCGGTCTCGGCGGGAGGGACCCCGGCTCTCCGACGTCCCGAGGCGATCACCCCGCGACCGCGCACGTGTCGTCCGAGCGGTCCTGA
- a CDS encoding CDP-alcohol phosphatidyltransferase family protein, translating into MALNDMYDASPVRREIAAGAAAQVVLLGSLSAAVGMGPVGWLTGLGFALAVWATLSRALRRARPLAFGAANRVTLGRAALVGAVTAMVADSFWHAPSAALLVGLTAPALFLDCVDGRVARRTGTCTPLGARFDMEVDAFLILVLSVHVATRLGPWVLLIGAMRYVFVASARFLPWLNAPLPPSTARKTVAALQGVLLLVAGARVLPPPVETGVVLAALASLLWSFGRDVRWLWRTSRTAVPSLDTRELVAH; encoded by the coding sequence GTGGCCCTGAACGACATGTACGACGCGAGTCCCGTCCGGCGGGAGATCGCAGCGGGTGCGGCGGCGCAGGTGGTCCTGCTGGGGTCGTTGAGCGCCGCCGTGGGCATGGGCCCGGTGGGGTGGCTGACCGGCCTCGGCTTCGCCCTGGCGGTGTGGGCGACGCTCTCCCGGGCCCTGCGCCGTGCCCGCCCGCTCGCCTTCGGCGCCGCCAACCGCGTCACCCTGGGCCGGGCGGCCCTGGTCGGCGCGGTCACGGCGATGGTGGCCGACTCCTTCTGGCACGCTCCGTCGGCGGCGCTGCTGGTCGGGCTGACCGCGCCGGCGTTGTTCCTGGACTGTGTCGACGGCAGGGTGGCCCGTCGCACGGGCACCTGCACCCCGCTGGGGGCCCGCTTCGACATGGAGGTCGACGCCTTCCTGATCCTGGTGCTCAGCGTCCACGTGGCGACGCGGTTGGGCCCCTGGGTGCTGCTGATCGGCGCCATGCGCTACGTCTTCGTCGCCTCGGCCCGTTTCCTTCCGTGGCTGAACGCCCCGCTGCCGCCGAGCACGGCCCGCAAGACGGTGGCCGCCCTCCAAGGGGTCCTGCTGCTCGTCGCGGGTGCGCGGGTCCTGCCGCCGCCGGTCGAGACGGGGGTGGTCCTGGCGGCGCTGGCCTCGCTGCTCTGGTCCTTCGGACGGGACGTGCGATGGTTGTGGCGGACCTCCCGCACCGCGGTGCCCTCCCTCGACACCCGTGAGCTGGTCGCTCACTGA
- a CDS encoding zinc-binding alcohol dehydrogenase → MKRTAAAFWLDSPGRGVIRHVDLADPGPGEVVVRALYSGVSRGTETLVFDGRVPESQHAAMRAPFQVGDFPAPVKYGYLSVGVVEEGPEALTGRTVFCLHPHQTRYVVPAAAVVEVPGSVPAGRAVLAGTVETAVNALWDAAPLLGDRVAVVGAGMVGCAVAALLARFPGVRVQLVDVDPSRASVAEALGARFATPENALGGLDLVVHASATERGLRRSLELLRPEGTVVELSWYGDHPVALPLGEAFHSRRLTLRGSQVGTVSPRAAGRDHADRMALALDLLADPTLDALITGESSFTELPEIMPRLASGALPALCHRVRYP, encoded by the coding sequence TTGAAGCGCACCGCTGCGGCCTTCTGGCTCGACTCGCCCGGGCGAGGGGTGATACGACACGTGGACCTGGCGGATCCGGGCCCCGGCGAGGTCGTCGTCCGCGCCCTGTACTCCGGCGTGAGCCGCGGCACCGAGACCCTCGTCTTCGACGGCCGGGTGCCGGAGAGTCAGCACGCGGCGATGCGGGCCCCCTTCCAGGTGGGAGACTTCCCCGCACCGGTGAAGTACGGCTACCTGAGCGTGGGCGTGGTGGAGGAGGGGCCCGAGGCGCTGACCGGCCGGACGGTGTTCTGCCTGCACCCCCATCAGACCCGCTACGTCGTCCCGGCGGCGGCGGTCGTGGAGGTGCCGGGCTCCGTGCCGGCCGGCCGCGCCGTCCTCGCCGGGACGGTGGAGACCGCCGTCAACGCCCTGTGGGACGCCGCACCGCTGCTCGGCGACCGCGTGGCCGTGGTCGGCGCGGGTATGGTCGGCTGCGCGGTGGCCGCGCTGCTGGCCCGCTTTCCCGGAGTCCGCGTGCAGTTGGTCGACGTCGACCCGAGCCGTGCCTCGGTGGCGGAGGCGCTCGGCGCGCGCTTCGCGACCCCGGAGAACGCTCTCGGCGGCCTCGATCTCGTCGTGCACGCCAGCGCCACCGAGCGGGGCCTTCGTCGATCGCTGGAACTGCTGCGCCCCGAAGGGACGGTGGTCGAGCTGAGCTGGTACGGCGACCACCCCGTCGCCCTGCCGCTCGGCGAGGCCTTCCACTCGCGCCGGTTGACCCTGCGTGGCAGCCAGGTCGGCACCGTGTCGCCCCGGGCCGCCGGCCGGGATCACGCGGACCGGATGGCCCTCGCCCTCGATCTGCTCGCCGACCCCACGCTCGATGCCCTGATCACCGGGGAGTCGTCGTTCACGGAGTTGCCGGAAATCATGCCGAGGCTCGCCTCCGGCGCGCTCCCGGCCCTGTGCCACCGCGTCCGGTACCCCTGA
- a CDS encoding 6-carboxytetrahydropterin synthase → MFSITVRDHIMIAHSFRGEVFGPAQRLHGATFLVDATFRREQLDDDNIVVDIGLATRELSSVVGDLNYRNLDNEPDFAGVNTSTEYLARVVADRLAERVHRGALGEGAKGLAELTVTLHESHVAWASYERAL, encoded by the coding sequence TTGTTCAGCATCACCGTCCGCGATCACATCATGATCGCCCACAGCTTCCGCGGCGAGGTCTTCGGACCCGCGCAGCGCCTGCACGGAGCGACGTTCCTGGTGGACGCCACCTTCCGGAGGGAGCAGCTGGACGACGACAACATCGTCGTCGACATCGGACTCGCCACTCGTGAACTGAGCTCCGTGGTCGGCGACCTGAACTATCGCAACCTCGACAACGAGCCCGACTTCGCCGGGGTCAACACCTCGACCGAGTACCTGGCCCGGGTCGTCGCCGACCGACTCGCCGAGCGCGTCCACCGGGGCGCGCTCGGCGAGGGGGCCAAGGGCCTGGCCGAGTTGACCGTTACCCTGCACGAATCCCACGTCGCCTGGGCGAGTTACGAGCGTGCGCTGTGA